A window of Fragaria vesca subsp. vesca linkage group LG7, FraVesHawaii_1.0, whole genome shotgun sequence contains these coding sequences:
- the LOC101296602 gene encoding origin recognition complex subunit 5-like, whose protein sequence is MVKEERPQITRRATRSSTLAKTVVEETDTSSPCGNDTSANSDMVKEESPKITRRTTRSSALAKCSNNVVEETNASSQQQLTIDDLVIGEEGESFSFNDLVSSFPSRENQIKELVHLLGPQNSPMLPIFIYGGSSTGKTSIVLQTFRHLKRPVVYSSCLTCYNPRVLFESILNQLFLHRKNAENGYSSAKRCEKPSDFVNFLREALVSSIGNPQGQKSGILSSKRSGKANGNMIYLIFDNVERVKGWDKGSTVLPLLFNLCDTLKMPEVGLVFISNTSPDTYDSNMGYVEPNPLYFPDYSDDDLGQILIRNQANKKLYTSFLSVVLRPFSRITRQVDELSSAFSLLFRKYCEPITDLGVVPNEEMKRRLFSRFQPHIAPSLNEIFKVSTPPSTEVEATERKPKGSTRKSGGYEVVDQLDFHMSTSAKYLLISAFLASRNPATLDASLFDSTGGSNNRKRKRKVSEKSIEQKETAEQELLMKGPGTFPMERLLAIFQCITSVVENPLDDEEQAQDGLGIPDGHNGLMSDVLLQLTSLCGANFIVKGGSCPLEGSTRYRSTVTEDMALQVARSIKFPLSKYLYRR, encoded by the exons ATGGTTAAGGAAGAAAGGCCACAGATTACAAGGAGAGCAACCAGGTCCTCCACTTTGGCTAAAACTGTAGTTGAAGAAACAGATACAAGCAGTCCGTGCGGAAATGACACATCTGCG AATTCAGACATGGTTAAAGAAGAAAGCCCAAAAATTACAAGGAGAACAACCCGATCCTCTGCTTTGGCCAAATGTTCAAACAATGTAGTTGAAGAAACAAATGCAAGTAGTCAGCAGCAACTGACTATTGATGACCTTGTGATTGGAGAAGAAGGTGAGTCCTTTAGCTTCAATGATCTGGTGTCTAGTTTTCCTAGTAGAGAGAATCAGATCAAGGAGCTTGTGCATCTTTTGGGGCCGCAGAACTCTCCCATGCTTCCTATATTTATCTACGGAGGCTCTTCCACTGGAAAAACCAGTATTGTTCTACAAACATTTAGGCATCTTAAACGACCTGTTGTTTACTCAAGCTGCCTTACCTGTTATAATCCTCGAGTTTTATTTGAATCCATATTGAATCAACTGTTCCTTCACCGAAAGAATGCAGAAAACGGTTATTCTAGTGCAAAGCGCTGTGAAAAGCCATCTGATTTTGTGAATTTTCTTCGCGAAGCCTTGGTTAGCAGTATCGGTAATCCTCAGGGACAAAAGTCAGGCATATTGAGTAGCAAAAGGTCAGGAAAGGCTAATGGAAATATGATCTACTTGATTTTTGACAATGTGGAGCGTGTCAAAGGGTGGGACAAAGGTTCTACTGTGTTACCTTTGTTGTTTAATCTCTGCGATACTCTGAAAATGCCCGAGGTCGGTCTTGTCTTCATCAGCAATACCTCACCGGATACATATGACTCTAACATGGGCTATGTTGAGCCTAATCCACTATATTTTCCTGATTATTCAGATGATGATCTCGGTCAAATCTTAATCAGAAACCAAGCAAACAAAAAGCTGTACACCTCTTTTCTCAG TGTTGTACTAAGGCCTTTCAGTAGAATTACCAGACAAGTGGATGAATTGTCTAGTGCTTTTTCACTATTATTCAGAAAATATTGTGAACCTATTACTGATCTTGGGGTTGTTCCCAATGAAGAAATGAAGAGAAGGTTGTTTAGTCGTTTCCAGCCCCATATTGCTCCTTCACTGAATGAGATATTTAAGGTATCAACTCCGCCTTCCACTGAAGTTGAAGCTACAGAGAGAAAGCCGAAGGGTAGCACAAGGAAATCTGGAGGTTATGAAGTTGTTGACCAATTAGATTTTCACATGTCTACTTCTGCCAAGTATCTTCTTATTTCAGCATTCCTTGCTTCAAGAAATCCAGCTACCCTAGATGCATCATTGTTTGATTCTACTGGAGGTTCTAATAATCGTAAACGAAAGAGGAA GGTCTCTGAGAAGTCAATAGAACAGAAGGAAACTGCAGAACAAGAATTACTCATGAAGGGCCCTGGAACGTTCCCAATGGAGAGGTTACTAGCCATATTCCAGTGTATTACATCCGTGGTGGAAAATCCACTTGATGATGAGGAACAAGCGCAGGATGGGTTAGGGATTCCAGATGGGCATAATGGGCTCATGTCTGATGTCCTTTTACAACTGACTAGTCTCTGTGGTGCAAATTTTATTGTCAAAGGAGGAAGCTGCCCACTGGAGGGCTCAACTCGCTATCGTTCTACAGTTACTGAAGATATGGCCCTGCAG GTGGCAAGGAGCATTAAGTTTCCTCTCTCAAAGTACTTGTACAGAAGATGA
- the LOC101296893 gene encoding cytochrome P450 86A2-like, which yields MEIGTALLLFTAVTVYLLWFTFISRSLKGPRVWPLLGSLPGLIENCDRLHDWICDNLRACGGTYQTCICAVPFLARKQGLVTVTCDPKNVEHILKSRFDNYPKGPTWQSVFHDLLGEGIFNSDGDTWLFQRKTAALEFTTRTLRQAMARWVSRAIKQRFCPILKAAELKGEPVDLQDLLLRLTFDNICGLTFGKDPQTCAAGFPDNSFASAFDRATEATLQRFILPEVLWKVKKWLGLGMEVTLSRSLVHIDEYLSNVIAARKLELQSQQKDGNPHDDLLSRFMKKKEAYSDTFLQHVALNFILAGRDTSSVALSWFFWLVTLNPIVEEKILREICTVLIETRGEDVASWLEESLEFEEIDRLIYLKAALSESLRLYPSVPQDSKHVVRDDVLPDGTFVPAGSSVTYSIYATGRMKSSWGDDCLEYRPERWLSSDGKRFIMHDSSKYVAFNAGPRICLGKDLAYLQMKSVAASVLLRHRLTVVPGHKVEQKMSLTLFMKYGLMVNVHQRDLGPVLGRAKRDMEVKLNGQDSIAIKCNGGVGADDGGGVVVGAA from the coding sequence ATGGAGATTGGTACTGCCTTGCTGTTATTCACGGCCGTCACGGTTTACCTACTTTGGTTCACCTTCATCTCACGGTCCCTGAAGGGTCCACGTGTCTGGCCATTACTGGGTAGCCTCCCGGGTTTGATCGAGAATTGCGACCGGTTGCATGACTGGATCTGCGATAACCTACGCGCCTGCGGCGGCACGTACCAAACTTGCATCTGCGCGGTTCCTTTTCTGGCCAGGAAACAAGGTCTCGTGACCGTCACGTGCGACCCGAAGAATGTGGAGCACATCCTCAAGTCCCGGTTCGACAACTACCCGAAGGGCCCCACGTGGCAATCGGTGTTTCACGACCTCCTCGGCGAGGGGATATTCAACTCCGACGGCGACACGTGGCTCTTCCAGAGGAAGACTGCCGCGCTGGAGTTTACCACCAGGACGTTGCGCCAAGCGATGGCTCGTTGGGTTAGCCGAGCCATTAAGCAGCGTTTCTGCCCGATTCTCAAGGCGGCTGAGCTCAAAGGCGAGCCGGTTGATCTCCAGGACTTGCTGCTTCGACTCACTTTTGACAACATTTGTGGTTTGACTTTCGGGAAGGACCCGCAAACTTGCGCTGCGGGGTTTCCCGACAACAGCTTTGCCTCTGCTTTTGACCGGGCGACCGAGGCGACACTGCAGCGGTTCATTTTGCCTGAGGTGTTGTGGAAGGTGAAGAAATGGCTAGGGCTGGGAATGGAAGTCACGCTGAGCCGGAGCCTTGTGCATATTGATGAGTATTTATCCAATGTGATCGCTGCACGTAAGCTGGAGTTGCAGAGTCAGCAGAAGGATGGGAACCCACATGATGATCTGCTGTCAAGGTTCATGAAGAAAAAGGAGGCCTACTCAGACACCTTCCTCCAACATGTGGCGCTCAATTTCATCCTAGCTGGACGTGACACGTCATCGGTTGCGTTGAGCTGGTTTTTCTGGTTAGTGACACTAAACCCTATTGTTGAAGAGAAAATATTGCGAGAAATTTGCACCGTTCTAATTGAGACACGTGGCGAGGACGTTGCGAGTTGGTTAGAAGAGTCGTTGGAGTTTGAGGAAATTGACCGATTGATATACCTCAAAGCAGCATTGTCCGAGAGCCTTAGGTTGTACCCTTCTGTACCCCAAGACTCGAAGCATGTTGTGAGGGATGATGTCTTGCCCGACGGGACCTTCGTGCCCGCCGGATCATCAGTTACCTACTCAATATATGCGACGGGGAGGATGAAGTCCTCGTGGGGCGACGATTGCCTAGAGTATCGTCCTGAGAGATGGTTGTCTTCAGATGGTAAGAGGTTCATAATGCATGACTCTAGCAAATATGTAGCATTCAATGCTGGTCCAAGAATCTGTCTAGGGAAAGACCTTGCGTACTTGCAAATGAAGTCGGTAGCAGCGTCGGTATTGCTCCGCCACCGCCTCACGGTGGTGCCGGGTCACAAGGTGGAGCAAAAGATGTCACTGACATTGTTCATGAAGTATGGTCTGATGGTGAATGTGCACCAAAGGGATTTAGGGCCTGTTTTGGGAAGGGCAAAGAGAGACATGGAAGTAAAGCTGAATGGACAGGACTCCATTGCCATCAAATGTAACGGCGGCGTCGGTGCTGACGATGGAGGTGGAGTGGTAGTTGGGGCAGCTTAA
- the LOC101297182 gene encoding probable anion transporter 2, chloroplastic-like, translating to MAIGSVISHRNFGSFIGSGRVCQTNHAVVHNKGDRQQLQGKMFYQSLCTPRANFSISRNSYNPYLGASFSSDANTRLLHDEGNWIMSLQSGIRCRSIVTKQRTIGTCKGYLSSNHSFRSFIQSRKLDKLDNWQYQKSENVKVNRIRADYKPEDIDITETEVDSLTPSGEAVLADGKVFKASAWWEIPKRWVIVLLCFAAFLLCNMDRVNMSIAILPMSKEFNWNSATVGLIQSSFFWGYLLTQILGGIWADKIGGKRVLGFGVIWWSVATVLTPIAAKISLPFLLVMRAFMGIGEGVAMPAMNNILSKWIPVSERSRALSLVYSGMYLGSVTGLAVSPILIQQFKWPSVFYSFGSLGSVWFALWLSKAYSTPKEDPGLSAEEKELILGGNVSKEPVTVIPWKLILSKPAVWALIISHFCHNWGTFILLTWMPTYYNQVLKFNLTESGLLCVLPWLTMAIFANIGGWIADTLVSKGYSITTVRKIMQSIGFLGPAFFLTQLSRVKTPAMAVLCMACSQGADAFSQSGLYSNHQDIGPRYSGVLLGLSNTAGVLAGVFGTAATGYILQRGSWDDVFKVAVVLYLIGTVVWNLFSTGEKVLD from the exons ATGGCTATCGGAAGTGTAATATCGCATCGGAATTTCGGTTCTTTTATCGGCTCAG GAAGAGTATGTCAAACCAACCACGCTGTTGTTCATAATAAAGGAGACCGTCAACAGCTTCAGGGGAAAATGTTCTACCAAAGTTTATGTACTCCAAGGGCCAATTTTTCTATATCTAGAAACTCATATAACCCTTATCTGGGTGCCAGTTTTTCTTCAGATGCAAACACGCGGTTGTTGCATGATGAAGGCAACTGGATAATGTCACTGCAATCTGGTATAAGGTGCCGGAGCATCGTTACTAAGCAAAGAACTATAGGAACATGCAAAGGCTATCTTTCTTCAAATCACTCTTTCAGAAGTTTCATACAATCAAGGAAGCTGGATAAGCTTGATAACTGGCAATACCAGAAGTCTGAGAATGTTAAAGTTAACAGGATCCGTGCTGATTACAAGCCAGAGGATATTGACATAACCGAAACGGAGGTGGACTCATTGACACCCTCAGGTGAAGCTGTTTTGGCAGATGGAAAGGTGTTTAAAGCATCTGCCTGGTGGGAGATTCCTAAACGTTGGGTGATTGTGCTCCTTTGTTTTGCAGCATTTCTACTGTGCAACATGGATCGT GTGAATATGAGCATTGCAATACTTCCCATGTCCAAGGAGTTCAACTGGAATAGTGCAACAGTTGGCTTGATTCAGTCCTCATTTTTCTGGGGCTACCTACTAACTCAG ATTCTTGGAGGCATATGGGCAGACAAAATTGGCGGCAAGCGTGTATTGGGTTTTGGAGTGATCTGGTGGTCGGTGGCGACAGTTTTGACACCAATTGCTGCAAAAATAAGCCTTCCTTTCTTGCTTGTTATGCGTGCTTTTATGGGGATTGGTGAG GGTGTTGCTATGCCTGCTATGAACAATATACTCTCTAAGTGGATTCCAGTGTCAGAGAGAAGCAGAGCACTTTCACTAGTATATAGTGGCATGTATCTTGGTTCTGTCACTGGGTTGGCTGTTTCTCCCATTCTTATCCAGCAATTTAAATGGCCCTCTGTGTTTTACTCATTTGGCTCCCTCGGAAGCGTCTGGTTTGCATTATGGCTGAGCAAA GCATATAGCACACCAAAAGAAGATCCAGGGCTTAGTGCAGAGGAAAAAGAGCTTATCCTAGGTGGCAATGTATCCAAGGAACCTGTTACTGTCATTCCTTGGAAACTAATTTTATCAAAGCCAGCTGTTTGGGCTCTTATAATCTCCCACTTCTGCCACAATTGGGGAACCTTTATTCTGTTGACATGGATGCCTACATACTACAATCAG GTTTTGAAGTTCAACCTCACTGAATCTGGGCTACTCTGTGTCTTGCCATGGTTGACAATGGCTATATTTGCAAATATAGGGGGTTGGATTGCAGATACACTTGTCTCCAAAGGTTATTCTATCACGACAGTTCGTAAG ATCATGCAATCGATTGGGTTTCTGGGACCAGCCTTTTTCCTTACTCAGCTGAGCCGCGTCAAGACACCTGCTATGGCAGTACTATGCATGGCATGCAGTCAG GGAGCTGATGCGTTCTCACAATCTGGACTCTATTCAAATCACCAAGACATTGGACCTCGCTATAGT GGAGTATTGCTGGGGCTGTCTAACACAGCAGGAGTTCTTGCTGGTGTCTTTGGTACAGCAGCAACCGGGTACATACTCCAGCGAG GTTCTTGGGATGATGTATTCAAGGTAGCTGTGGTATTGTACCTCATAGGCACAGTAGTCTGGAACTTATTTTCAACTGGAGAGAAAGTTCTCGACTAA
- the LOC101297478 gene encoding uncharacterized protein LOC101297478, with translation MYLKKPQWTEGITPKPSPESQSDSPSTAVSDLVNSLTTQRVYREVTLALRTGLTEVRAEFSFLRVRGLRSLLKFLRSVAESDSTINLFSQTQSIPELQVVPVLFQHSLKEAEDEIVRNLDHIFGVEPLKITAPSTDSEVSLALRVLEGCCLLHRDSAVLAHQHKAIQVLMNILPSRGVAEQGVCLDALTAIMLDSSDNQMDFEELNGIEEVAELIRDKQVDENLRMKCGEFLLLLIGHVNGRDRPPLATVHEDIRRLLGEKSASLIWAASQFGSTLDPEQRLTALHIQARRVLESLDLY, from the exons ATGTACTTGAAGAAGCCCCAATGGACGGAGGGAATCACACCCAAGCCTTCGCCGGAATCCCAATCAGACTCACCCTCCACCGCCGTCAGCGATCTGGTCAACTCCTTGACCACCCAGCGAGTCTACCGCGAAGTCACGCTCGCTCTCCGTACCGGCCTGACGGAGGTCCGCGCCGAGTTTTCCTTCCTCCGTGTCCGCGGCCTCCGCTCGCTCCTCAAGTTCCTCCGATCCGTCGCCGAGTCCGACTCCACCATCAACCTCTTCTCCCAGACCCAATCGATTCCGGAGCTTCAAG TGGTGCCGGTGCTGTTTCAACACTCGCTGAAAGAGGCGGAGGATGAGATCGTGAGGAATCTGGATCACATTTTCGGCGTGGAGCCACTGAAAATCACAGCTCCTTCGACTGATTCCGAAGTTTCGCTTGCGCTTCGGGTCTTGGAAGGGTGCTGTTTGCTTCATCGGGACAGCGCGGTGTTGGCTCACCAGCACAAGGCTATTCAG GTGTTGATGAATATATTGCCTAGTAGAGGAGTGGCGGAGCAGGGTGTGTGTTTGGATGCTTTGACTGCCATTATGTTGGATTCGTCGGATAATCAAATG GACTTTGAGGAACTTAATGGGATCGAGGAAGTTGCAGAGCTTATAAGAGATAAGCAGGTTGATGAGAATCTGAG GATGAAATGTGGAGAGTTCCTGCTGCTACTCATAGGTCATGTAAATGGGAGGGACAGACCCCCCTTGGCAACTGTACATGAAGACATAAGGCGACTTTTGGGTGAGAAATCTGCTTCCCTGATATGGGCAGCCAGTCAATTTGGCTCAACTCTTGATCCAGAGCAAAGACTAACTGCCCTTCATATCCAAGCTCGTCGTGTACTGGAGTCATTGGACCTATACTGA
- the LOC101315391 gene encoding probable LRR receptor-like serine/threonine-protein kinase At4g36180-like, producing the protein MSLEFNNSDGNYVRCIERERQALLALKRGFTGHGGDEELLSSWGGREAQKQDCCRWQGVYCDSKTGHVTQLHLGDQYLRGTISPKLIELQHLEVLELVFRGSKFPTSIGSLTYLRYLDLFFPEFDGKFPYQLGNLTHLQYFKFMGNRGSRIEDLNWLPYLSSLKYLDLSYSNLSSIFDWPETINKLPNLRNLSLSYCSLPPPVFSTLSHINSSKSLASVDLSYNIDLTATTSVFKWLCNYNTSLVDINLVNNELSGSIPDVFGNMSSLAHLDLSYNILEGAFPLSFSKLCSLRYLALAANNLSGRYYDIFQILSNCAQSSLEILDLQGNYHIVGWLPNHTTFPYLKRLSLSGTGLIGRVPESIGQMSKLEWIEMANTSLEGIISETHFSQLSRLIALDLSDNSLSFNVHSDWVPPFQLEKIALRSCTMGPSFPQWLQTQKKVLDIDISDAGISDNLPSWFWEWSHKATSMDLSRNQIKGTLEHLRFEFVYNPELNLSWNLLEGPIVSSILFLNADLSNNRFSGPASFLCDPSVSNLTFLDLSSNNLSGELPDCWTHLENLIILDLSNNTFSGTIPITMGNLVSIESLKLDSNKFVGGFPSLENCTNLRALGLENNKFSGPIPKWLGVRFPDLVILILRSNLFNGSIPSQLCHLTSIQILDLSINNISGSIPKCLNNLTAMAKGGDLIDLTISYEYKLNNGPSLSYDGENNEYLFYVARIYDDEMTITWKGTLSRYGSTLGLVKSIDISSNKLTGEIPSEITRLVGLVSLNLSRNYLTGQIAHDIGKLQSLDSLDLSRNLLHGSIPTSLFQIYGLGYLDLSYNNLSGKIPMGSQLQNYDASYFAGNPQLCGLPLERSCSLDTESSPRQVENPGTEEEEDGLSTQGFYISVGLGFFVGFWGVCGSLIINKSWRYAYYKFFNLLNDQLYLRITLIMRQLKNRLA; encoded by the coding sequence ATGTCCCTTGAGTTCAATAATTCAGATGGTAATTACGTGAGGTGCATAGAGAGGGAAAGACAAGCACTCCTTGCTCTCAAACGAGGCTTCACTGGTCATGGCGGCGATGAAGAACTACTGTCTTCATGGGGAGGAAGAGAAGCCCAAAAGCAAGACTGTTGCAGATGGCAAGGAGTCTATTGCGACAGCAAAACCGGCCATGTTACTCAACTTCATCTTGGAGATCAATATTTGAGAGGTACGATTAGTCCTAAACTAATTGAGTTACAGCATTTAGAAGTATTGGAACTCGTATTCCGAGGGAGCAAATTTCCAACATCCATTGGTTCCCTTACCTATTTGAGGTACCTTGATCTCTTTTTTCCTGAATTCGATGGGAAGTTCCCATATCAACTAGGAAATCTTACACACTTGCAGTATTTCAAATTCATGGGAAATAGGGGTAGTAGAATAGAAGACCTCAATTGGCTCCCTTATCTTTCTTCTTTAAAATACTTGGACCTGAGTTACAGTAATCTTAGTAGCATATTTGATTGGCCGGAAACAATAAACAAGCTCCCCAATTTAAGAAATTTGTCATTGAGCTACTGTTCCCTTCCTCCTCCAGTCTTTTCCACTCTTTCTCACATAAATTCTTCCAAATCTCTTGCTAGTGTTGACCTTAGTTACAACATAGATCTCACTGCCACGACTTCAGTATTCAAATGGTTGTGCAACTACAATACCAGCCTTGTTGATATTAACCTCGTGAATAACGAGTTAAGTGGTTCAATTCCTGATGTTTTTGGAAACATGAGCTCTCTTGCACACCTTGATCTCTCATATAATATCCTTGAAGGGGCGTTCCCGCTTTCCTTTTCGAAGTTATGTAGTTTGCGATATTTGGCACTTGCAGCCAACAATCTAAGTGGACGATATTATGATATTTTTCAAATATTGTCAAACTGTGCGCAAAGCTCATTAGAGATTCTTGACCTCCAAGGGAATTATCACATTGTTGGGTGGTTGCCTAATCATACAACCTTTCCGTACCTGAAGAGATTATCTCTTTCAGGCACTGGACTGATCGGAAGAGTACCAGAAAGTATAGGACAAATGTCTAAATTGGAGTGGATCGAAATGGCCAATACTTCTTTAGAAGGGATAATTTCAGAAACTCATTTCTCACAACTGTCCAGATTGATAGCTTTGGATTTATCAGATAACTCGCTATCTTTTAACGTCCATTCTGATTGGGTTCCTCCTTTCCAATTGGAAAAAATAGCATTGAGGTCTTGCACGATGGGTCCCTCTTTTCCCCAATGGCTTCAGACGCAGAAGAAAGTATTAGACATTGATATATCTGATGCTGGAATTTCTGATAACCTTCCAAGTTGGTTCTGGGAATGGTCTCATAAGGCAACATCTATGGATCTTTCTCGCAATCAAATAAAAGGAACATTGGAACATTTGAGGTTTGAGTTCGTTTACAACCCTGAACTCAATTTGAGTTGGAACCTATTGGAAGGTCCAATCGTGTCCTCAATACTTTTCTTAAATGCAGACCTCTCTAACAATAGATTCTCAGGGCCAGCTTCTTTTTTGTGTGATCCAAGTGTCAGCAATTTAACATTTCTTGATCTCTCAAGCAACAATCTATCTGGGGAACTTCCGGATTGCTGGACACATTTAGAAAATCTAATCATTCTTGATTTGAGTAACAATACATTTTCTGGGACAATTCCAATCACAATGGGAAACTTAGTTTCGATTGAGTCATTGAAACTAGATAGCAACAAATTTGTGGGAGGATTTCCTTCCTTGGAGAATTGCACAAACTTAAGAGCTTTAGGTCTTGAAAACAATAAATTTTCAGGACCTATACCTAAGTGGTTAGGGGTTCGATTTCCTGATTTGGTCATACTTATCCTTCGATCCAATCTCTTCAATGGTAGCATTCCATCACAACTGTGTCATCTCACTAGCATTCAAATTTTGGATTTGTCAATCAATAACATCTCTGGAAGTATACCAAAATGTCTGAACAATTTGACTGCTATGGCTAAAGGTGGAGATCTAATTGATTTAACGATCAGTTACGAGTACAAACTTAATAATGGACCAAGTCTTAGCTATGATGGTGAAAACAATGAATACCTTTTCTATGTTGCTAGGATTTATGATGATGAAATGACCATCACATGGAAAGGAACATTGTCCAGGTACGGAAGTACTCTGGGACTTGTAAAGAGTATTGATATCTCGAGCAACAAGTTGACAGGAGAAATTCCCAGTGAAATCACTCGTCTTGTTGGGCTGGTTTCTCTTAACTTGTCAAGAAACTATTTAACAGGTCAAATAGCTCATGATATTGGAAAGCTGCAGTCATTGGATTCCCTTGATTTATCCAGAAACCTATTACATGGCTCAATTCCAACAAGTCTTTTTCAGATATATGGTCTTGGCTATTTGGACTTGTCATACAACAACCTTTCTGGAAAGATTCCAATGGGTTCTCAACTCCAAAACTACGATGCCTCGTATTTTGCTGGAAATCCTCAGCTTTGTGGACTTCCACTTGAGAGGTCGTGTTCTCTAGATACTGAATCCAGTCCACGACAAGTCGAGAACCCTGGAACTGAAGAAGAAGAAGATGGACTCAGCACACAAGGATTCTACATCAGTGTAGGGCTTGGATTTTTTGTTGGATTTTGGGGCGTTTGTGGCAGTTTGATTATCAATAAGTCATGGAGATATGCATACTACAAGTTCTTTAATCTTCTGAACGACCAACTTTATCTGAGAATCACTTTGATCATGAGGCAATTAAAGAACAGACTAGCCTAA